One window from the genome of Alnus glutinosa chromosome 13, dhAlnGlut1.1, whole genome shotgun sequence encodes:
- the LOC133854890 gene encoding probable trehalose-phosphate phosphatase F — protein sequence MDLKSNHASPVLTDPAPINKSRLGHSSLLPYSQPGASLSSTKYMTIPRKKPGKLDDVRSNGWLDAMKSSSPPRKKLLKGFNIDVASDDADFAYCSWMLKYPSALNFFEQITNYAKNKKIAMFLDYDGVLSPIVDDPDRAIMSNDMRCAVRNVAKYFPTAIISGRSRDKVYELVGLTELYYAGSHGMDILGSLSHTVFDDQTNCIKSTDKQGKEVNLFQPAREFLPLIDEVFRTLVENTKGIKGAKVENHKFCASVHYRNVNKKKWPIIAQCVHDILKDYPRLRLTHGRKVLEVRPVIDWNKGKAVEFVLESLGLSNRNDVLPLYIGDDRTDEDAFKVLREDNRGYGILVSSVPKETNAFYSLRNPEEVMKFLNSLVTWKELNAL from the exons ATGGACTTGAAGTCGAATCATGCTTCTCCTGTTTTAACTGATCCTGCACCCATAAACAAGTCAAGACTAGGCCATTCTAGTTTGTTGCCTTACTCACAGCCAGGAGCTTCGCTCTCCTCCACTAAGTATATGACTATTCCAAGGAAAAAGCCTGGAAAGCTTGATGATGTTCGATCTAATGGCTGGCTGGATGCAATGAAATCCTCTTCACCCCCTCGGAAGAAGCTACTTAAGGGTTTCAATATTGATGTTGCTTCAGATGATGCTGATTTTGCTTATTGCTCCTGGATG CTGAAGTATCCATCAGCACTCAACTTTTTTGAGCAAATTACAAATTATGCAAAGAACAAGAAGATAGCAATGTTTTTGGATTATGATGGTGTTCTTTCTCCAATAGTAGATGACCCAGATCGTGCCATTATGTCTAATGAT ATGCGTTGTGCTGTTAGAAATGTTGCCAAGTATTTTCCAACGGCGATCATCAGTGGAAGAAGCCGTGATAAG GTTTATGAGTTGGTAGGACTAACTGAACTCTATTATGCTGGTAGTCATGGGATGGACATTTTGGGCTCTCTTAGTCACACAGTGTTTGATGACCAGACAAATTGTATTAAATCTACTGACAAACAG GGTAAGGAGGTAAATCTTTTCCAGCCCGCTAGAGAATTTTTACCTTTGATTGACGAG GTTTTTAGAACCCTTGTTGAGAATACTAAAGGGATTAAAGGCGCAAAAGTTGAGAATCACAAGTTTTGTGCCTCTGTACATTATCGTAATGTAAATAAGAAG AAATGGCCTATTATTGCACAATGTGTTCATGATATTCTAAAGGACTACCCTCGGTTGCGATTAACTCATGGGCGGAag GTTTTAGAAGTCCGCCCTGTTATTGACTGGAACAAGGGAAAAGCTGTTGAATTTGTGCTTGAATCTCTTG GGCTAAGTAATAGGAATGATGTGCTTCCACTCTACATTGGAGATGATAGGACCGATGAAGATGCATTCAAG GTGTTGCGGGAGGATAATCGAGGTTATGGAATATTGGTATCTTCTGTCCCAAAGGAAACCAATGCATTCTACTCTCTGAGGAACCCAGAAGAG GTCATGAAATTCCTCAACTCCCTGGTGACATGGAAGGAGCTAAATGCACTGTAG